In Macrobrachium nipponense isolate FS-2020 chromosome 36, ASM1510439v2, whole genome shotgun sequence, a genomic segment contains:
- the LOC135203725 gene encoding ras-related C3 botulinum toxin substrate 1-like, whose protein sequence is MSSGRPIKCVVVGDGTVGKTCMLISYTTDSFPKEYVPTVFDNYSAPMVVDSIPVSLGLWDTAGQEDYDRLRPLSYPQTDVFLICFSVVSPSSFENVTSKWYPEIKHHCPDAPIILVGTKMDLREDKETLALLSDQGQSPVKREAGQKLSNKIRAVKYMECSALTQRGLKQVFDEAVRAVLRPEPMKRRQRKCSVL, encoded by the exons ATGTCGTCTGGCCGTCCCATCAAGTGTGTGGTGGTAGGGGATGGAACCGTGGGAAAGACCTGCATGCTCATCTCGTACACTACAGATTCCTTCCCTAAAGAATACGTCCCCACAGT GTTCGACAATTATTCAGCACCAATGGTGGTAGATAGTATCCCAGTCAGTTTAGGTCTATGGGATACGGCAGGTCAAGAAGATTATGATAGATTACGGCCCTTGTCGTATCCACAG ACGGATGTCTTTCTTATATGCTTTAGTGTAGTCAGCCCTTCCTCTTTTGAGAATGTTACATCTAAGTGGTATCCCGAAATTAAACACCATTGTCCAGATGCACCTATAATACTTGTTG GCACAAAAATGGATTTACGAGAAGATAAGGAAACGCTGGCGCTACTCTCCGACCAGGGTCAGTCGCCGGTCAAGAGAGAAGCGGGCCAAAAGCTCTCTAATAAAATACGGGCAGTGAAATACATGGAGTGCTCCGCTCTAACACAGAGAGGTTTAAAACAG GTATTTGATGAAGCAGTAAGAGCAGTTCTCcggccagaaccaatgaagagaAGACAGAGAAAGTGCTCAGTACTCTAA